A single genomic interval of Aedes aegypti strain LVP_AGWG chromosome 1, AaegL5.0 Primary Assembly, whole genome shotgun sequence harbors:
- the LOC110673998 gene encoding TWiK family of potassium channels protein 18, which produces MNRQRSSVRSRGSSSTTTSDPREKVKDCCRKFIAFMCTQVGVGGLIVVYALVGAASFMSIETQEPNPLIEHVENLRRNCAAELWDVTEQHNLFNSSIWHLEADIVLKRYQDDFAEAIRKGYDGRHPEEVWNFPAALMFCLAVFTMIGYGNMVPRTAWGKGATVIYATFGIPLYILYFMNMGKVLASTFKWLYTWLHECSHSQDDDMNIEDGSGVPQKKRIIVPTTACLWVISIYIATGTIMFAEWEKWTYLDSAYFCVTSLCKIGIGDLVPGANILDSQSGKPTKLVINFVYMLLGMGLVAMCYILMREEVRIKMQEIKEDTRLCLEDMSAKFAKCFGSSKESQYYD; this is translated from the coding sequence ATGAATCGGCAGAGATCGTCAGTGCGGAGTCGAGGATCTTCCTCGACGACCACAAGTGATCCCCGTGAAAAGGTGAAGGACTGCTGTAGGAAGTTTATCGCATTCATGTGCACCCAAGTCGGCGTTGGAGGGCTTATCGTGGTGTACGCCTTGGTTGGGGCTGCGAGTTTTATGTCCATAGAGACCCAGGAACCGAATCCATTGATCGAGCATGTGGAAAACCTTCGACGAAACTGTGCCGCTGAGCTGTGGGACGTTACAGAGCAGCATAATTTATTCAATAGTTCAATTTGGCATTTGGAGGCGGATATCGTTCTGAAACGGTATCAGGATGACTTTGCGGAAGCTATTCGGAAAGGCTACGATGGCCGACATCCGGAGGAAGTGTGGAACTTCCCGGCCGCCCTCATGTTCTGTTTAGCGGTATTTACAATGATCGGATACGGAAACATGGTTCCCAGGACTGCATGGGGCAAGGGCGCTACTGTAATATATGCTACATTTGGAATACCACTGTACATTCTGTACTTTATGAACATGGGAAAAGTGCTAGCATCTACCTTTAAATGGTTGTATACATGGCTGCATGAGTGCAGTCACAGTCAAGATGATGATATGAACATCGAAGACGGAAGTGGTGTTCCTCAGAAGAAACGAATCATAGTTCCAACAACGGCATGCCTTTGGGTCATTTCGATCTACATCGCCACCGGGACAATCATGTTTGCGGAGTGGGAAAAGTGGACCTATCTGGATTCGGCCTATTTCTGTGTAACCAGTTTATGTAAAATCGGGATTGGCGATCTTGTCCCAGGTGCCAACATTCTTGACTCTCAGAGTGGAAAACCTACCAAGTTGGTAATTAATTTCGTGTACATGTTGCTGGGAATGGGCCTTGTGGCCATGTGTTACATCCTGATGCGCGAGGAGGTTCGAATCAAGATGCAGGAAATCAAAGAAGACACCAGACTATGTTTGGAAGACATGAGCGCCAAATTCGCAAAGTGCTTCGGTAGCAGTAAAGAGTCCCAGTACTATGATTGA